A single window of Aphidius gifuensis isolate YNYX2018 linkage group LG1, ASM1490517v1, whole genome shotgun sequence DNA harbors:
- the LOC122849402 gene encoding serine proteinase stubble, whose amino-acid sequence MKNNMIATIVMRALLIFISVLAPVISTPLYSSSLTNSGNARNIRHLPCISMRTGKTGVCMFALDCVKANGTHLGTCLDRFYFGSCCKINGDSDTHPQDNTIEKSPSLIPIKKPIESNDIPEIVTIHDSKPQKPLHQIFATNKSTTVGTLTTTMITSIKPQLNIGLSTYQTTQNDLPSTSDFIMSIQTTTARHPETQNPIIEIQTKPVTIPTSQSLPITTERITPATRFPPRNSTTTAATTTTTTTTTTTTSTTTTAVPTTASIVTSTSARPLSVSTKKPIVTTAVTKKPILSENTRKPTRPSSTTLLTIKPILLTTQKPLEEAVRTTTAPTKQTTVDESTSFTNFSKKPTIESPTASKLPRPSSTEIPRLNTTTAIKPRPSSKPTKTSSKPTKTSSKPVSTVSARPTGKPRPSSKPTKYQKPLKPITTTTSTTAETTIMNLPTMPSTKITSTATPTIIALPITTTMTTTTTTTTTPTTTPPPPTTTTTTTTPKTTTRTTTPTTIISTTLGNTIENTEATPTTVKITSTTLENDIPPYKLTTTTDNLISQAETSTQSFVTWSSNSDELVTSTTVLPTTSMFSTTQAHEETTETEWAPITSPDGWIMIQNLSTKQPENETTTTEIPSTKIPSLLAETSTENVPTTEKVSLPTVSTTTNPPTITTVSAGPIDRYNMSDYNQVCGRRLFPESRIVGGARSSFGKWPWQISLRQWRNSVHLHKCGAALLNENWAITAAHCVENVPPSELLLRIGEYDLANEDEPYGFQERRVHMVASHPAFDPRTFEYDLALLRFYEPLTPFQPNYLPICVPDDDEGYVGQTAHVTGWGRLYEDGPLPSVLQEVSVPIINNSECEDMYRAAGYIENIPKIFICAGWKKGGSDSCEGDSGGPLVIRRPRDNRWILAGVISWGIGCAMPFQPGVYTRISEFKEWINQILKF is encoded by the exons atgaagaaCAATATG ATTGCTACTATTGTCATGAGGGCTCTTCTCATTTTTATCAGTGTCTTAGCTCCAGTGATATCAACGCCTCTTTACTCATCTTCATTAACCAACTCAg gTAATGCAAGAAATATTCGACACTTACCATGTATATCAATGCGAACTGGCAAGACTGGAGTATGCATGTTCGCATTAGACTGTGTCAAGGCAAATGGTACACATTTAGGTACATGTCTTGACAGGTTTTACTTTGGCTcgtgttgtaaaataaatggtGACTCTGATACTCATCCACAAGataatacaattgaaaaaagtcCTAGTTtaataccaataaaaaaaccaattgaatCGAATGATATACCTGAAATTGTTACAATACATGATTCAAAACCTCAAAAGCCATTACACCAAATTTTCGCGACAAATAAATCAACGACTGTTGGtacattaacaacaacaatgataaCATCAATAAAACCACAATTAAACATTGGATTATCAACATATCAAACAACTCAGAACGATCTTCCATCCACATCGGACTTTATCATGAGTATCCAAACAACAACTGCACGTCATCCAGAAACTCAAAATCCAATAATTGAAATTCAAACAAAGCCAGTAACGATACCTACGAGTCAAAGCTTGCCAATAACGACTGAGAGAATAACACCAGCAACAAGATTTCCACCGagaaattcaacaacaacagcagctacaacaacaacaacaacaacaacaacaacaacaacttctACTACAACAACTGCAGTTCCCACAACTGCATCAATTGTAACAAGCACATCAGCTAGGCCATTAAGTGTATCCACGAAAAAACCAATAGTAACAACAGCAGTGACAAAAAAGCCTATTCTCTCGGAAAACACACGAAAGCCAACTAgaccatcatcaacaactcTTCTCACAATAAAACCAATATTATTAACTACCCAAAAACCACTTGAGGAAGCAGTCAGAACAACAACTGCTCCAACAAAGCAAACAACAGTGGATGAATCAACaagttttacaaatttttcaaaaaaaccaacaattgAATCACCAACAGCGAGTAAACTTCCACGGCCATCAAGCACGGAAATTCCACGATTGAATACTACAACGGCGATAAAACCTCGGCCTTCCTCAAAGCCAACAAAGACATCATCGAAACCAACAAAAACTTCCAGTAAACCAGTGTCCACAGTTTCAGCAAGACCAACTGGAAAACCAAGGCCATCTAGTAAACCAACAAAATATCAGAAACCCTTGAAGCCTATTACTACAACAACTTCAACAACTGCTGAGACAACAATAATGAATTTACCAACAATgccatcaacaaaaataacatcaacagCAACACCAACAATCATAGCATTACCAATCACGACAACcatgacaacaacaacaacaacaacaacaacaccaacaacaacaccaccaccaccaacgacaacaacaacaacaacaacaccaaaaaCAACCACAAGAACGACAACGCCAACAACGATAATATCAACAACACTTGGTAATACAATCGAGAATACTGAGGCAACTCCTACAACAGtaaaaataacatcaacaacactGGAAAATGATATTCCAccatataaattaacaactacaacagacaatttaatttcacAAGCAGAAACATCGACACAAAGCTTTGTTACTTGGAGTTCAAATTCTGATGAACTTGTAACTTCAACTACAGTATTGCCAACGACCTCAATGTTTTCGACGACCCAAGCACACGAAG aAACAACTGAAACAGAATGGGCACCAATAACAAGTCCAGATGGTTGGATAATGATTCAAAATTTGAGTACAAAACAGCCTGAAAATGAAACAACGACAACTGAAATTCCATCAACAAAAATTCCATCATTATTAG CTGAAACATCAACAGAGAATGTACCGACGACAGAAAAAGTATCTCTACCGACTGTATCAACTACAACGAATCCTCCAACAATTACCACAGTATCAGCTGGTCCAATTGATCGTTACAACATGTCCGACTACAACCAAG TTTGTGGAAGAAGACTCTTTCCGGAATCTCGAATTGTTGGGGGTGCACGCAGTTCATTCGGCAAGTGGCCTTGGCAg ataTCTTTAAGACAGTGGAGAAATTCAGTGCATCTTCACAAATGCGGTGCTGCTCTTCTTAATGAAAATTGGGCTATAACTGCAGCTCATTGTGTTGAAaa cGTTCCACCGagtgaattattattgagaATTGGCGAATATGATTTGGCAAATGAGGATGAACCTTATGGTTTTCAAGAACGGCGAGTTCACATGGTTGCCAGTCATCCAGCATTTGATCCACGGACTTTTGAATATGATTTGGCTTTGTTAAGATTTTATGAGCCATTAACACCATTCCAGCCAAATTATTTGCCAATTTGCGTTCCAGATGATGATGAGGGTTACGTTGGACAGACAGCACATGTTACTGGTTGGGGAAGACTCTATGAAG atggaCCATTACCTTCAGTTCTTCAAGAAGTTTCAGTTCCCATAATTAACAATTCAGAGTGCGAAGATATGTATAGAGCTGCTGGATATATTGAGAACataccaaaaatatttatttgcgCTGGATGGAAAAAAGGTGGTTCAGATTCTTGCGAG GGTGATAGTGGTGGTCCACTGGTAATTCGAAGGCCTCGAGATAACAGATGGATTCTTGCTGGTGTAATCAGTTGGGGCATTGGTTGCGCAATGCCTTTCCAACCTGGTG TTTACACTCGTATCTCCGAATTCAAAGAATGGATAAATCAAATTCTTAAATTCTAG